One part of the Glycine max cultivar Williams 82 chromosome 14, Glycine_max_v4.0, whole genome shotgun sequence genome encodes these proteins:
- the LOC100785517 gene encoding peptidyl-tRNA hydrolase 2, mitochondrial, whose protein sequence is MFLSILTTSHSRNQQQQKQKGEWLAGSFKAENFIPVLIIGFIFGLLLDLSKPSRNHLSKKMFSSAKPQQQQLAVSSNGDQELKMVLVVQQDPNMKSGKIASQCAHAATGIYAELMQSDRCLLRRWDQCGQPKIVVTCRNQQEMNKLTEAAESIHLPTFVVADVGRTQEMYALYCSRRRWRRNLTRGCLVRTGRS, encoded by the exons ATGTTCCTTTCCATCCTAACTACTAGTCATTCTCGCAAC caacaacaacaaaagcaaaaagGAGAATGGTTAGCAGGAAGTTTCAAGGCTGAGAACTTCATTCCAGTGCTTATTATAGGTTTCATTTTTGGTCTGTTGTTGGATTTATCAAAGCCCAGTAGAAATCACTTGTCCAAGAAAATGTTCTCATCTGCCAAACCTCAACAACAGCAACTCGCAGTCTCAAGCAATGGTGATCAAGAACTTAAAATG GTTCTGGTTGTACAACAAGACCCAAATATGAAATCCGGAAAGATTGCATCTCAATGTGCTC ATGCTGCCACTGGCATTTATGCAGAATTAATGCAAAG TGATCGGTGTCTTTTGAGAAGATGGGATCAGTGTGGCCAGCCCAAAATTGTTGTGACTTGCAGGAATCAACAAGAAAT GAATAAACTGACGGAAGCAGCTGAGAGTATTCACCTTCCTACTTTTGTTGTTGCTGATGTTGGACGAACACAG GAGATGTATGCTTTATACTGTTCAAGAAGGCGGTGGAGGCGAAATCTTACCAGAGGTTGTCTGGTGCGGACAGGAAGAAGTTGA